TGAGGGGATAAAAGGTTTAGCCAAAGAATAAGAAGGGCCAAGGTTTGAAACCCTCTGAAGTGCTGTGGTGTTACCGTGTAtgggttgaagctttctgaTGCTCTGTGCTGATATTCTGTGTGTCATGGTCATCTCAACTGTGACATGGGCTGTGACAAgtccctgcctgctgtccctgccctgctgccactgcaaaCAACTCCAGGAGTGCTGGCACGAGTTCTTGTCCCTGACACAGAGCCAGACTCCATCACCCAGGACAGTGAAAACCCTGACCCCTCACATCTCACAGCCTGTGTCAGGAAAGAGATTTTGGCTACAGGTTTAACGGCTGCAGCGCAGCTGGAAATGTTAAAAAGGTGATAAAGAGGAGCCAGAATAGAATTCTGAGAGGTCCTGAAGCCATCAGAGAGCCAAAGCTCCATCTCCTCAGTGCAGCACACAAACATTTCCATGCCATGGAGTCTCAAGGCTCTCAAGGTTTTACCTCCCCAGCGTTTCAGCTGAGAGAAAACCAGACAAGCACAAAGCAGCATCAGCTTGAGAACAGAACCTCCTGAAGGTTCTAGAGAGGCCTGAACAGACTGGATCAGTGGGCAAAGCTCCAGGGCATGAGGTtcaagggctgctcctgcactggggtcgcagcagcctctgcagctccaggctggggaggggaggctcaggagctgctcaggaggagggacctggcagtgctggctccagctgcGAGCCAACAGTGAGCCCAAGCGGCCAAGGGGGCCAACAGCAGCCTGGCTTGTACCAAAAACAGCGCAGTGATCGCCCCTGTATGTGCTGGTGAGGCTGCAgttccagtgctgctctcagttCTGGACCCCTCACTTTAAAAAGGAttttgaggggctggagtgtgtccgGTGAAGAGCTGTGGTGGTACCAGTTGTTGGCTTTTCTGGGTCTGggttgaaggcacttgagacagtaattcgtgttcagactcaggtgtttattatttcttatcagtaaaacagtctcactgctgtgatttgggcagcttttcattagaaggcactaaatggccaacaatctctggttacaaggtcttttaagaccaaactatccaattaagacCCAACACCTcgattattttctcttttaacccaataactgatcccaatGTAGACTcttctgcccaattacaaaatgccacccaaacccatggagaagaaggaagaagcagcatgaagaagaaacccaggacaacaccctgtgccctccatcttgcttccatccacagcacactaaaaaccccaaaacctcaatttctcaccaagtgatgcacCTACACTAttctctataatctatttcacacttttgtggattccagtccATCCTGAAATCTGGGAAATTTTCTCCATGcatgagggtcagagtcagtgctgccctggggatcaggacaccccagagcagacagagaaacaaTCCCTGGGTTTCCACAAAGAGCAACAAGGCTCACAAAAGgactagaaaatatttctcttctggggggtggctgagggagctggggttgctcTGTGGAGAAGAGGCGGCTCAGGGGGGTCACATCACACCTGTAGTGAGGTGGGGTCAGTCCcttgtgctgtgcctgcagtgaaAGGACCTGGGAATGGCCTTGAGCTGAGACAGGAGAGATTCAGATCAGATCAGGGTGGTCAGGCCTTggaagggctgcccagggaggtggtggagccactttcccttcccagagaaaagcaaggcatgagtttgtggtggtgtttgcaggggtccctggaggaggaaggaagagatgaCAATTTTCACTCCCTGTTTCAAagactgatttattattttattatatatattatattaaaagaaaataatatattaaaactatactaaaagaatagaagaaaggatttcatcagaaggctagcaaagaacaggaaggaatgataataaaatcttgtgactgaccagagagtctgagacagctggactgtgattggccattaattagaaacaaccacatgagaccaatcccagatgcacctgttgcattccacagcagcagataattattgtttacatttcatttctgaggcctttcagcttccaaggagaaaaatcctagcaaaaggatttttccgaaaatatgtccgtgacacaacttcccaaggatatttcCTGGGAATCACAGCaaggaacctcagagaaagaaaaaccaattcttatctcatttgctgctcctgtggaatgtgttctggagattgtttacccaaggTGATCACttgattggattctggtgatggtgttttgtttcattgAGCAGTTGGATCCAGGTGTGGGTGTCAGGACTGTCAGCAGATGGGGTTTTGAGCAGTTAGTTAGAAATAAGTATGATTTATAGTtatagtataatgtaatatagtatagttttaataaagtgAGTGTGCAGCATTCTAAAGCCTTGGAGTCAGATGCCAATCATTCCCAGAGTTGGGGTTGTCTGATTTTACCACACTGGGCTGTTCAGGAGGTGCCAGGATCTGGCACTGGGTGATGAGGTTTGATTacagtggcactgctgggtgtcacagacatcttctatgaaaaatcctttccttaggatttttcctcctgagaagctgagaggcctcaggaacaaaatgcaaacaatggttatctgttgctgtggaatgcaacaggtgcatctgggattgggctcatgtggttgtttctaattaatggccaatcacagcccagctggctcagacagagagtccgagccacaagcttttgttatcattccttcctattctattcttagccagccttctgatgaaatcctttcttctattcttttagtatagttttaatgtaatctatatcataaaataatcaatcaagccttctgaaccatggagtcagatcctcgtctcttccctcaccccgAGGGAGATGAACAGGGTCCCAGCTGGGTTCATGGCTGGACTGGACaatcctccagccctggctctgtggttctgagggggcagctcctccctggccccagagcagctccagtgccagcccaaggccctgccagctgggcagcccATCCCAACAGCCCTGTGCTTGTCAGAGTGCAGGCACACTGACACCACACATCACCCTCAGGGAGCCTCCAAGGCCAGCTGCGACACCCAGGTTAGAGAAATGTGGGTTTtgttgatggagtgacaaaaGTATCTTTTGTccccttaaaaaggaaataagcttAGTTTTTCTCTTCAATTAGGTGAAGAGACATTTCATAGGGCTTAGaggacttcacctcaaacttcAGGATGGCTAATTGGACAGGAACCAAAAAGTTTCACCtgagcaatttactagaaaaataagaaaacaaagaaaaaaatcacttttgtgaggtgttttaccagcAGCAAGAACCGCTTGCACTTGGCTCGGTTTTTCTTTGtagagttttgttattttgccttttattaaaacctttttgtttccaacactaccacagaagccatcctactgattttatgccttctaaggcagctgagctatcttgggtgtgaaatagatctccaagagctgATGAGACCTGGCTCAAGAAGACCCCTGTTTCTCCaggtgtgtcccctgtgtctCTGAGGGATGTGGGAGCCTCTGCAGAAACTGGGGATCTGCTGGAGGACACTTCCCTCCCTTTGTGACCACCAACCACAGCCTCATCTGAATTTTCCACAGCTTTGAAGCCCAGGGCCAAGATGGCAACAGACTCTGGGAGATcaaaaggcaggaaagaggGAGATGAAAAGGGTGGATGACAACTGAGTTTCCATGACCACTTGTTTCTTGCTTTCCTCCAAAACTGGGGCACAGAAAAAAGCCTGTTGGGtagaaaggaagggagagaggtAAAACCAGGGAGTGATGCCTAAGAGGGAAGCAGGATGCAGGAGAAGCTCTGTATTTGTCCCCAGTATGGAAAAGGCTGCAGTGTCATAAAGGGTTTTATTGATGGAAAGGATCACAGTTACACAATGAGGCTGCAGACCCCTCCACAGGACACCCTGAGGGGGGGAAATCTTGAGCCCTGCATCCCTTCTTCCATCAAAGAAGAAGGTGAGAGTGAGCTGGGCACTTCCCCATGCCAGGCTTTGCCATCAGGAGCAGTTCAAGACCTGGAAAGAGAGGAGGCAACATCAGCAatgtcactgcagagcagaagggacAGAGCTCCCCCAAGCCCCAGTGATCCTGTGGCACCTTGCAAGAGAAACAACAGGGAATGTCCCCACTCCCaactgtccctgtcccctgctgccCCATGTGCAAACAACTCCAGACCTGAACCCCAGCCATGCCCCTCACAGAGCCCAGGACTTGGAGCTCCCAAAGCTTCTTCCCAAAGAAGAATGGGGAATTTCTCTCCTAAGAGAGGAATGTGGGTAGGTTTCTGTAGCTGTCTTAGTTAACTCTTTAATTACAAAATccaaaaaagggttaaaatcagaaataaatccTCACTCTGTGCCAACCCAGAGGCCAACAGCTCAGCTATGCTTGGCCAGAGGAGCTCAGGGGACTCCTGGATTTATTCTCATTCTAGCTCTCCCCATaagcactgcagtgctgtggttgCCCCTTTTGTGACCCCTCAGTACCTGTCAGGCTCTCCCAGAGCTCAGCCAACGAAATTGATGACGACGAGATGGAGAATGGTGTTGGCAAAGAGGAAATCAGCAAAGGCCCGCTCGGGGGAGATGCCCTGGAACTCGCCCTTGTTCTGGGGGTTGATCTGGATCCGGAGGCAAACTGCACAGCAGAGCAAGAAGGAGCCATCAGTGAGCACTGGAGGAAATcatggaggaaagaaaagccttcctggggcagcccagcccaggatgaGTCACTGTTCCCTCAGGGAGAAGTTACTCCATCGTTCCTAGAGAGGAGCAGGACACTGGCAGGGAatctggatggggctgtggtggAGTCAGTGCTCCCACAGCACCACACACACCACAGGGTGCCCAAATCCTGAGGGGAacaggctcagagcaggcctggaCTCACACAGGAGTGTAGATATTCCTCTGTCCTCTGCTGGGTGtgtcagaaacacagaatgatttgggctgAAAGGAGCTTAGAGATCTCATTCCAatcccagggacaccttccactatcccaggctgctccaagccccacctAAACTCACCCTGGATGCCTCCAGGAATTCAGGCAGTCTGGGCACTTTGTGCCAGGtcctctccaccctcacagggaacaattccttcccaatatcccactatccacccatccctgccctctggcagtgggaaaccattctcccttgtcctgtcactccagccCTTGtccaaaatccctctccagctgtcttggagcccctttaggccaTGGAAAGGGCTCTCAGATATCACTGCAACCTTCTCCTGtcctgaacacccccagctcttcCAACCCTGCACAGAAACAGGGCGGCTTTGGGGTATTTCGGGCAGCAGCACCGTGCAGGTGCCCCAGCGGGACTCTCAGTCCCTCCGAACTGCAAGGACAGCCGGGGGACAACGCTCCGGGCcggccctgcagctgcagagcaggggagcGGAACGGGGACCTGGGAAAGGCCGGGAGTGCTGAGGGCCCCCGGGGTGCTGAGGGCCCCGGGGCTCCGCGGGCAGGGGAATGGGGAGCTCGGAAAAGGCCGGGAGTGCTGAGGGCCCCGGGGCTCCCCGCTACAGGGCCAGCTCTGAGCGCTGCTGATTCCTGAGGCTCCCCGCCACCTCCGGGCGGAGGCTCAGGGTGAGCCCGACCCGCGCCACGGCCGTGAGGGGCCGGCACTGACCGCCCAGGATGAAGCTGCCGACGGCCGAGATGAAGCCGCTGAGGAAGGAGTTGAAGGGGAAGGTGCCGACGCCGAGGCAGTATCCGAACTGCAGAGCGCCCGTGAGCAGCACGTAGAGCAGGAAGGCGTCCAGCGCCTTGAGGCGCCCGGCGGTGCCGCCGCCGTACTCGGACAGAAAGCGCCGCGCCACAGCCCGCACCGAGCCCGCCATGACCGCCGCCCCCCGCTCTGCGCATGCGCCGCGTCGCCCGCCCCGCACGGCGCGGGCGCGTACTGACGTGGCGGCGAGCTATAGGGGGAATTGCGCATGCGCTCAGGGGTTCGCGGTGTCCGCACCCCTGTGCTTACAAAGAGCCAATAAGAGCGTAGAGCTGGCTGTTGCTGGGCAGATtagagaatttttctttccaaaagccAATCAGAGCCCGGCGCTGCTTCTGGGGGCGGGGCTTTGCCTGAGGCGGCTCGGCTGAGGGGGTGTCCGGGATACCTGGCTGAGGGAATGTCTGGGGCTCCTCGCCGAAGGAATGTCCAGGGGGATTCCTGGACGAAGGAATGTCCTGGTGTTTGTGGCCGAAGGAGTGTCCGGGGGGGGGGTTCCTGGCTGAAGGAGTGTCCAGGGGACACTGATTCCCCTCCCGGGTAAAAGCAAAGCGATCCCAGTCTGCCTCCTGCTGTTGGAAAATGATAcgaaatttaaattttttttgtaactttAGTCAGGTTTTTGTTCCCCTTTGCCGGGAGAAAGGAGttgaagtttcttttcaaaggATTGTCACTCAAGGTGTGATGAGCTTAACATctcagcaggctgggagcagcacagaaaagacaCAAAAGATAATGACCATTAATGAACATCAACTCAAACCTCACCCCTGGCATGGTCAGAGACACCTGGTCTGAGAAAAAATGAGAGAACCAAGGAATGAGGACCTAATTAACATCAGAGCCCAACAGATCCATAACCAATAGGAAACCAAATGCTAAGAGCTGCATAACTTGAAACCAATGAACACTGAACAATGAATTTCCATGGGTTTTGACTGTATAAGTATCTGAAAAATCCAGTAAAAAGTGATGTGTGATGGAAGGATTTTGTCTGCACACCCAGGCAATATGTTGTTGAGATATTGGATACAAGACAGATGATCAACTTTGGACCTGGTTGgcataagagatttgataacaggatgccttggcaagagcaaacagaactttgagGATTAAATGAAGATTCAATCAGAGAGGTttaccagaaaagaaaatttcattaaactctgcaagcaagaaAAGTTGTAATATGCttgtgtatgtgattttaacctaatcattgtagGAAACATTGCTAGTCTTCCTTAAAAAGTATATAAGCATTGGTAGTCCACAATAAATTTGGATTCTGATCACCAAATCGGTATTTTCCGTCCCTCTTCATCACCAACAATGTGTGGATGAAATTCTTTCTGTTGCACATCCTGGCCAGATTAAAGTAATGCCTTCATTCTCTAACACTAAATGTGTTGTTGGAGGGCTTTTCTCGCAGTTTCAGTGACACTGCAAggaaaccataaaaaaaaagtctttgatCCCAACAGTCACACAGATCTGATGGGCCTGAGGCTGGGTTGTGGGAATCACTTTGGCTGTGTGAGGTACAGCAGCTGTTCCAGGCCAGGGTCAGCTCTGAGGCATTGGCAAttatcacagaattattttatgaaaaatcctttgctaggatttttttcttctgagaagctgagaggcctcagaaacgaaatgtaaacaataattatctgctgctgtggaattcaacaggtgcatctgggattggtctcatgtggttgtttttaattaagggccaatcacagtcagctgtctcagactctctggtcagtctcaagattttattatcattccattctattcctttcaagccttctgatgaaatcctttcttctattcttttagtatagttttaatatattattttcttttaatataatatatatagtaaaataataaatcagccttctgaaacacagagtcaagattctcatctcttccctcgtcctgggacccctgtgaacatcaCCCCAGGCAATCCTCTGTCAGCCACCACTCCCTGCTGAGTTTATGTTGGATCAATCcattttctgacccagagatggggtaactcagaggtgttttaaaaacttttattccatttcagtctcatgagaagggtgagacaatacagatgttataattcacgcAATCACAATCAGAACccaattatttcttaattacaatACACTATAAGCAgttccttggcctatcagcttttgccacaccatgctgtaaatgccttaaaTCCAATCATCTAAAATTACTCCTCATGGCTCTtactacaatgcatctttcacagttctatCTCTCCAAATTATCCAGTGGTATTGTCAAGGCCATCCTTTGAAACTTTTTcctatttccatttctctctcagcagtGTCTGTCCTGTTCCATGGCATTTCCAAGTCAGCATTTCTCATCTCCAGGTCTGCACACAGATGCACACTGGGTGAGCCTTCTGCCAGGCTGCACCCATGGGCTGATCTGGCACTAAATTCTTGCTGCTTGGCACTTGTGAGAGTGTACTGGGACAGCTGTGCACagtacaaaaaaaccccaaaggtgTTATTAGGATGGTGTGAGTCCAGTGGAGGACAAGCAAGTTTATCAGAGAACTGGGGCACgtcacacctgaggagaagcagagagaagacAAAGTCAAGAGGAGTCCGCTGAAGGGGACTCAGAGACAAGTTAGAGCCAGACCTCTCACAAAGGGCTTCAAGCAAATCTTTTCTGCACAAAAATCACAAGGGGAgttgtggcactgcagggaagTTTATACATGCCCTGTTTGGAGATATCCACACTTACTGAGAGAAGGGCATGAGCAACCCTGTCCTGTTTTGATTTCAGCAAGGActggacctccagaggtccttcccaatctcattttctctgtggtttGATTATACTCTTGCTATTCTTTCACGAGTGTTTTCCCACAAGGtgttttttcagattttgataCCTAATTGGTCCCTGAGGTTTGACACAGTGAGGAAACACAGGACTGTAATACCCTGCCACTATTATATAAAGGAGCTGAAGagagaggaaattttttttttgccagaaatCAATTGTCAAACCAAGTTAAGGAGGAACAGAATCAGACTCAGAATTCTCTTTGTAGCATCCTGGATTGTTGTGGATATACTGGTAACTACCTGGAGCATTTCTTAGAGTTTGGGTGTAGTTTTCTGAAGAATAGGGAAAGTTTAAAGGAGCATTGACTTGGAAAACTGAACTTTTAATCTTCAAACTAAAGTAAAAGCCTTTAGCTGTTACTGAGGGAGTTTTTTGGCTTAGGGGACCTCTCTCAACTTCAAGATAATATCAGTCCATCTGTGGCATTGAAAATATGTCCTATATTTAATATAGTTTGTTAGAGGGAAGTTTTGTATTGGTGTTTTTTGAGAAACAACCATAAGATGATGCCAATAAACTCCTGTGTTTTGCTTGAAAAGGGCTCTAAGGGGAAAGATTTGGTGGGAATAGTGCATTAAGAAGGGTTGTACCATCCCAGTTTCTAGCTATCCTTTTGTTTAACatttcaggaggaaaatgtGAGTGTTTTGTTTGATATGGCTTATCAGCTAAATAAGATGGGCTTGCTTTTCCTGGAAATTCATTGTGTTGTTGTTTACTTCAGTCATTCAGAAATATCTGCAATGAGTCTGAAATTAATCTAAACCCAGATTAAACTATCCAGATAACATAATAGATTATATGAGTGCAAAACAAGACAGGGCAAGGAGGGCTGGTGTCTGGGAGGAAGAGTTGAAAAACCACAGATGGGATCTGGCAACCTGCAAGAACAGACTGTGCTTGAAGGGGATCAGACAGAGGTTCCAGGTTTCACTTCAGGAGGTGATGCCATGGTGGAGTTTGGCAGCAGAGCCACGGACAGGGTCACTGGGCAGAGAACACTGAGCTTGGGTGGGGTGCTTGGACACGGGGGCTCTGAAGAAGAAGGATCAGCATCAGAGCTGAtccactgcagctgtggagctgaggGTAAGCAAACAGGCAATGCCCTCACAGTTGTTGCCATTCCCTCAGTCCCACTGGTGCCTGCTGTAAcatccagcactgctctgtgcattCTGCCTTCTCTCA
The sequence above is a segment of the Molothrus ater isolate BHLD 08-10-18 breed brown headed cowbird chromosome 27, BPBGC_Mater_1.1, whole genome shotgun sequence genome. Coding sequences within it:
- the DAD1 gene encoding dolichyl-diphosphooligosaccharide--protein glycosyltransferase subunit DAD1; this translates as MAGSVRAVARRFLSEYGGGTAGRLKALDAFLLYVLLTGALQFGYCLGVGTFPFNSFLSGFISAVGSFILGVCLRIQINPQNKGEFQGISPERAFADFLFANTILHLVVINFVG